A window of Phycisphaerales bacterium contains these coding sequences:
- a CDS encoding DUF4440 domain-containing protein, which translates to MPNSRPLSRLLPPVLACTPLLLAAPALAQARLDAEAPTPLNPPNPLIHYTLENPWPLAILLIVVALILYFSLSARDPKKARRLAPIPLLLAIACIGAGYAITTAREQVRNLTKALVTSVATGDGPAVDRALTPSARLFSPATPAGMDKDQIINRVQTMLGPNGVVRVDDLAVLEAQVDASSKDRALVQVKVRVTAQGTPVISWWRLDAVPAGNTWQFSGIKFISANWNIPGV; encoded by the coding sequence ATGCCAAACTCCCGCCCGCTGTCCCGCCTGCTACCCCCCGTGCTCGCCTGCACCCCACTGCTCCTCGCCGCGCCCGCCCTCGCCCAGGCCCGCCTTGACGCCGAGGCCCCCACGCCCCTCAACCCGCCCAACCCGCTGATCCACTACACCCTCGAGAACCCCTGGCCACTCGCCATCCTTCTGATCGTCGTCGCCCTCATCCTCTACTTCTCTCTCAGCGCGCGCGACCCCAAGAAGGCCCGCCGCCTCGCCCCCATCCCCCTGCTGCTCGCCATCGCGTGCATCGGCGCGGGCTACGCCATCACCACCGCCCGCGAGCAGGTCCGCAACCTCACCAAGGCCCTCGTCACCAGCGTCGCCACCGGCGACGGCCCCGCCGTCGACCGCGCCCTCACCCCCTCCGCCCGTCTCTTCTCCCCCGCCACCCCCGCCGGCATGGACAAAGACCAGATCATCAACCGCGTGCAGACCATGCTCGGCCCCAACGGCGTCGTTCGCGTCGACGATCTCGCCGTGCTCGAAGCACAGGTGGACGCCTCCTCCAAGGACCGCGCGCTGGTGCAGGTCAAGGTCCGCGTCACCGCCCAGGGCACACCCGTCATCTCCTGGTGGCGCCTCGACGCCGTCCCCGCCGGCAACACCTGGCAGTTCTCCGGCATCAAGTTCATCTCCGCCAACTGGAACATCCCGGGCGTCTAG
- a CDS encoding flagellar biosynthesis anti-sigma factor FlgM has translation MSELAPIGPGRLASINPATAAAARAAYRPATSVERGDDEVHVSTAAHLMAKLRENPIREDLVAEVREQIQQGTYETPEKLDAAISELEGDL, from the coding sequence ATGTCCGAACTCGCACCCATCGGCCCCGGCCGCCTCGCCAGCATCAACCCCGCCACCGCGGCCGCCGCCCGCGCCGCCTACCGCCCCGCCACCAGCGTCGAACGCGGCGATGACGAGGTCCACGTCTCCACCGCCGCCCACCTCATGGCCAAGCTCCGCGAGAACCCCATCCGCGAAGACCTCGTCGCCGAGGTCCGCGAGCAGATCCAGCAGGGCACCTACGAAACCCCCGAGAAACTCGACGCCGCCATTTCCGAACTAGAGGGTGACCTCTAA
- a CDS encoding ankyrin repeat domain-containing protein produces the protein MFLDAGLDPSQPAPGELKTPLHYAALYERPEVAELLLEHGANPEALDYWGNTPLMYAASPARGTGAVISRALVGREPARSER, from the coding sequence GTGTTCCTGGACGCGGGGCTGGACCCCAGCCAGCCAGCACCCGGAGAACTCAAGACGCCGCTTCATTACGCCGCGCTCTATGAGCGGCCCGAGGTCGCCGAGCTGCTGCTGGAGCATGGCGCCAACCCCGAAGCGTTGGACTATTGGGGGAATACCCCGCTGATGTACGCGGCGTCGCCTGCGAGGGGCACCGGCGCGGTGATCAGCAGGGCGCTCGTGGGGAGGGAGCCGGCGCGTTCGGAGCGGTAG